The sequence below is a genomic window from Chlamydiales bacterium.
GGTCTCTTCCAGCTGTGAGAGTCATGCTTCCCTCTGCTGCATCGATCCTGCTATGCAAGCCTTGGGTGCCGCTTCCTATTTTGATATCTTGTGCGGCTTGAATGTAGAGGTGGCCATCTCCTAATTTTACGCTTCCATGTAGTGCGACATCTCCGCGCTCGGATTTTAAATCGAGAGCTCCTCTCTGGAGGATCATCGAGAAGCCTTCGTTAAGAAGAAGATCATCTTCTGCTTTTACGGAGAGAGTAGCAGGAAGATCCGATTGCACTAGCAGGTTTCCCTTTCCCTTTTTCTCACCGCTTCCAAGCGTGATTTGAGCTGCAGAAATTGTAACTTCACTGCCATCGGTTGAAATCGTGCCTGTGTGCTTGATCTTACTACCGTCTGCAATAAGAAAGACCTTTCCCTGCTTTTCAGTGACGCTAAGCGCATCGATGTTTCCAGAGTGGTTGATCGCATAGGTGTAAGGGTTTCCATCCGCCTTGAGCTCCACCTGAAGTGCGGAGATCTCGCCGCTAGCGGAGATCGAACCTTCAGAGGTGCCATCTGTTTTTGGTCGAATGAAGAGCTTCTCATGGCCAGTAGGCTTAAGCCAGATCTCGTGTCCCGCTCCAAGCAGAGTCGACCCTCTTGGCGAGCTGATCATTCCGCTGTTATCCACGCTCCTTGCCAAGATGATCACATCGCCATCCCATGCGGTGATCGTTCCTAAGTTGATGATGAACTCGGGTGAGCTTCCTTTGAACAGAAGATCTCTTCTCTGCATGAAGTCGTGATCTAAGATGTCCAGCGTTGAAGCGACAAATGCACCGACATTAATCGCGCCACTCTCTCCGATGAGAATTCCTTGGGGGTTGATGAGAAAGACCTTTCCGGTTGCCTCTAGAGTTCCAAAGATATTCGAGGGGATAGCGCCCGTAACGCGATTGAGAACGATCGAGTTTGAACTCGGCTGCACAAAAGAGGTCGTCTCACCAGCTCCGATAGAGAAGTCCTTCCAGTGAATGATCGCCTTATCGCTCGCTGTGATCGTTAACTGGGTGGTGCTATTTGTAGTAAATCCAGCCTCTCCCGCGATCACAACAGGATCTTGCGGGTTCGCATGGCAGACTGAAAGCGGAAGTAGCAGGTAGAAATAAAGCTTTTTCATATGGGTCCCTCCATGAATACCGAAAAGCTCTTTTTTTATTCCATTGATTTCCATTTAGATTTTTGTTAACTAAAAAAATAAGTTTACACAAAAAGAGAGAGGCAGCTCATGGCTCAAAATAGAGAGGTCATACTTATTACCGGCTGTAGCGGACGTATTGGCTTTAACGCCTGCGCGCGTTTTGCTCAGGAGTATCAGATCGTGGGCTTTGACGTGCTTCTAGCAGGAGCGCTCCCTGAAGTAGAATTCATGATGGTGGATATCGCAAGCGACGAGAGCGTAGCGCAAGGGTTGAATAGGGTGAAGGAAAAGTATGGAAATAAAATCGCCTCTGTCATCCACCTAGCTGCCTACTATAATTTTGAGGGCGGCTCATATAGCAACTACGAGAGAATTACCGTAAAGGGAACCGAGCGCCTACTGAAAGGATTGCAAGAGTTTCAAGTCGGACAGTTTATCTTCTCAAGCACCATGCTCGTTCATGCTCCTTGCAAAGTAGGCGAGAGAATCACGGAGAACTCTCCTGTCGAACCAAAGTGGGCCTATCCGCGCTCGAAAGTCGAAACTGAAGCGATGATCAGCAAAGAGTGCGGAGCGATTCCCTACGTGATCATGCGCATCGCGGGTGTCTATGACGACCAGTGCCACTCGATCCCCATCTCCAACCAGATCCAGCGCATCTATGAAAACCAGCTCGAAAGCCACCTCTTTCCTGGCGACCTCACGCACGGAGCCTCTTTTGTTCATATGGACGATCTCGTCGAAGCCCTCTGGCTTGCAGTGCAGAAGCGCAAGACCCTCCCAAAAGAGCTCGTTCTGTTAATCGGCGAAGAGGAGACTTTAAGCTATGAGACGCTGCAGCAGGAGATAGGGCAGCAAGTTCATGGACAAGAGTGGAAGACCTGGCGCGTTCCAAAAGCGTTTGCTAAGTTGGGCGCCTGGTCGCAGCAGCACATTCCATTTCTACCCAAGACCTTCATTAAGCCCTGGATGATCGATGTTGCAGACGACAACTACACCCTGGACATCAGCCGCGCTAAAGAGTTTTTAGGATGGCAGCCAAGGCACTCTCTTCGCACAACCCTTCCTGTGATGACAGCCCAACTGAAAGATGATCCGCTAACCTGGTACGACGAGAATAAGTTGAAAGTCCCTTCGTGGCTCATGAGAAAATCAGCATGAGAAGAAGAGAGTTTGCAACAGCAGCATCGGCCCTCGGCTTCTGGCTGATCGCCTCATCTACTGTTTTTAATCTGCCCGACTCAAAGACCTGGTTTTCCGATCTTCTCAGCGGCATTCTGCTTATTTTTTTCTCTCTCTACTCTCTGAGGAAGAAGAGCGCTTGGCCTCTCTGGGTGGTAACCACAATTGGCCTCTGGATACAGTTTGCACCTCTTGCTCTCTGGGCAGACCAGACCTGGCAGTATCTGAATGGAACTCTCTGCGGCTTTATCGCCATGATGCTCTCCCTTCGCGCGCTCTATCCAAAAGAGATTACAGGACAGCCAGATATCGCACCCACAGGCTGGTCGTTCAACCCCTCCAGCTGGGGACCCAGGATCGTCATGGCCTTCTTTGCCCTCTCTTGCGCGTTTCTCGCACACTACATGGCCGCCTTCCAACTCGGATTCATTTCTTCCATCTGGGATCCCATCTTTGGAGATGGAACGTATAAAGTTGTCACCTCTGACGTCTCAAAAGCCTTTCCCGTCTCAGATGCGGGCCTTGGCGCTCTCGCTTACACTATTGAAGCGCTAACCTGCTGTCAGGGAGACAATCAGAGATGGCGCAGCATGCCCTGGGCAGCAGTCACCTTCGGCCTCCTCGCAGTGCCCGTGAGCATCGTAAGCATTCTTCTGATCATCTCGCAGCCCGTGATTGTGGGCGCCTGGTGCAGCTGGTGTCTTCTCATCGCGCTCCTCATGGTTCTCATGATCCCTGTTGCGCTCTCAGAGTTTGTAGCTAGCATCCGCTTTCTCCACCAGAGCTACCGGAAGAAGAAACCGCTGTGGCACCTCTTCTGGCAGGGGGAGCATACGCATGAAAAAGTCATCACTGCCGTTTTTAAGAGGCAAAAAACCTCTTTTCCTCCAGCAGGGATTACACTTCCTTGGAATCTGATCGCATCAGCCCTTCTCGGCCTCTGGACCGTATTTTCCATTCACTTCTTTGTTGGGGTGGGAATTGTCGCAGATAGTGCCTACGTCGCAGGCCCGCTCATCTACACGATCGCAATCATTGCGATGGCAGAAGTTGTAAGAGCCGCTCGTTTTGTGAATATTCTTCTGGGCTTGGGCCTCATCGCCACCGTTTGGTTTGCAGAGGGCGCCTCTTCGCTCCTTCTCGTCCACCAGACCCTGCTCGGCATCGCCCTCATTCTCCTCTCGCTGCGCAGAGGCCCCATCCGCCAGCGCTACGGCACCTGGGACCGCTTCATCTTCTGAAATCTCTTTTTTGGAGTGCAGCGGCTTGACGCCGCTTTTTCTTAAAATCGACTTGTCGATTTTTTTTTGAAGAGACATCGCCAGGTCGATGTCGAGAAAAGCGGCGTCAAGCCGCCGCACTCCAAAAAAGAATCTTTTTGAGTCAATTTTAAGCTGATTTGGTCGTTTTTTGCGCTGGGGCTGCAGGCTTAAGGTAGCTGGGAAGCTCTTCTGGTTGGACTGAGATGTGGGGAAGGGCCTTTTGCACTGCTTCTGCTCTCTCTTTATTTACTCGTAGAGTTTTAACTCTTTTCAATTGTTCTGCCAGTTGAATAAGTTTCTCTTCTATCCGTATTCCGTTGCAGATACGCGGTGCATTGTAAATTTCGAGATTTTCAAGGGCTTGAAGAGATGCAAAATGTGCAGTAACGTCCGCTCCTCGCAGTCTGGTAGGTTTATAGGGATCCGTGGCCGAATTTCGATCAAAACGCAGACTTCTCAGCTGGATGCAGCGCCCTATTGCTTTTACAGCTACAAGACCTATCGTGCAATATCTAATCGTTAGATCTGTAAGAGAAGAAAGAGTAGGCAGAACTTCTATTTCTGGGCCCAGAGTGCCTAAATGACTGAGTTCAAGGGAGGTTAATGCGCCGGCTCCTGGGAGAAAGACTGGCAAGGGGCTCTCTACTATCCCCGCTTCACAAGTGAAGCAGGAGTCATCGCGAAATAAGCGAGGGCGATAACGGTCGGAATATTCACCGTGAGCGCACTTATTGATCACGAGTTTTGTAAGCTGCAGCTTAGCAAGAGGAGTCTCCAAAGGAATCTTTGAGCATGTACTTAGTGTTAACTGCCTTACTTTGAGAAAGGGGAGCTCTCCTGTTTTAGAAAAGAGGAGAGATGCGCTCTCGGCTGATAATCTGACGTTTAAAATAAGTGCTCTTAAATTCCCCCCATTGGAAGAGAGAAGCTCGCAGCACCTTGACACCCTCGATTCAAATGGAGCCTTAGTCTGCTTCATCGAGTAGACGAGAAGTGCTAGATCGGCCACCTCCCACTGCTTCATGAGTTCCATTCTATTCAGATAAGAGAACTCCTTACAAGTTCTAGCCGCTTTAAGATCGAGAACAGATAGATAGCCTAGAGTTCTTTTGACAAGAACCGTAGGCAATTTCTCAAGCATTAAGTTTGGTTGCGAGGGGGCAGAACTCTCTGCTCTACTAACCGGTCGAACTGTCACTCTTTTTCCTCCTAGCGTTTTTGGAAGGTTTCGGCTGCGACGCTTACATCTATGGAGACCACTTTAAGGTGGGCAAGGCTCTTTTTAAAGGAGTCCTGAGGCTCTTTTGTAGAGATGATCAGCTTATTGAGTTTCGGCAGACTGGAAGCTAGCTTTTGGATAGAAGCTAGCTGGAATTGTATCTGGTTGAGGAAGGCAGCGGGCAGGCTATGCAGCTCAAGCTCTACAAGAGAAGCGCACTGCGCAAATGCTTTTAAAACATGGGCTTCAGTGACCCGACTCTCTTCAGCTGATCTGGTTGCTCTAGGTTCAGAGGCGCTACCGGCTCCTGAGGCTGCAGCTATCTCCTCTTTTTTCTTCCTTAGCCGATGGTCGGATCCATTTTGCGTAAATCGGAGGGTTTGGATCTGTGTGCAGCGGCCAATCGCTTCTATCGCCTCCAGCGCCACGAGACAACGATCGATGTTCAACGTTCTAAGTAGAGGCAGCGAGCCCAGAGGGAGCAATCCTTCGCCAAGCGAAGGATTCTTAACGTTAGAGAGGTCGACCGTATGGAGAGTTGTTGCGTTGGTGAATAAGTAGGAAAAGAAAGCATCATCGAGAAGTTG
It includes:
- a CDS encoding NAD(P)-dependent oxidoreductase is translated as MAQNREVILITGCSGRIGFNACARFAQEYQIVGFDVLLAGALPEVEFMMVDIASDESVAQGLNRVKEKYGNKIASVIHLAAYYNFEGGSYSNYERITVKGTERLLKGLQEFQVGQFIFSSTMLVHAPCKVGERITENSPVEPKWAYPRSKVETEAMISKECGAIPYVIMRIAGVYDDQCHSIPISNQIQRIYENQLESHLFPGDLTHGASFVHMDDLVEALWLAVQKRKTLPKELVLLIGEEETLSYETLQQEIGQQVHGQEWKTWRVPKAFAKLGAWSQQHIPFLPKTFIKPWMIDVADDNYTLDISRAKEFLGWQPRHSLRTTLPVMTAQLKDDPLTWYDENKLKVPSWLMRKSA
- a CDS encoding dTDP-glucose 4,6-dehydratase → MRRREFATAASALGFWLIASSTVFNLPDSKTWFSDLLSGILLIFFSLYSLRKKSAWPLWVVTTIGLWIQFAPLALWADQTWQYLNGTLCGFIAMMLSLRALYPKEITGQPDIAPTGWSFNPSSWGPRIVMAFFALSCAFLAHYMAAFQLGFISSIWDPIFGDGTYKVVTSDVSKAFPVSDAGLGALAYTIEALTCCQGDNQRWRSMPWAAVTFGLLAVPVSIVSILLIISQPVIVGAWCSWCLLIALLMVLMIPVALSEFVASIRFLHQSYRKKKPLWHLFWQGEHTHEKVITAVFKRQKTSFPPAGITLPWNLIASALLGLWTVFSIHFFVGVGIVADSAYVAGPLIYTIAIIAMAEVVRAARFVNILLGLGLIATVWFAEGASSLLLVHQTLLGIALILLSLRRGPIRQRYGTWDRFIF
- a CDS encoding filamentous hemagglutinin N-terminal domain-containing protein produces the protein MKKLYFYLLLPLSVCHANPQDPVVIAGEAGFTTNSTTQLTITASDKAIIHWKDFSIGAGETTSFVQPSSNSIVLNRVTGAIPSNIFGTLEATGKVFLINPQGILIGESGAINVGAFVASTLDILDHDFMQRRDLLFKGSSPEFIINLGTITAWDGDVIILARSVDNSGMISSPRGSTLLGAGHEIWLKPTGHEKLFIRPKTDGTSEGSISASGEISALQVELKADGNPYTYAINHSGNIDALSVTEKQGKVFLIADGSKIKHTGTISTDGSEVTISAAQITLGSGEKKGKGNLLVQSDLPATLSVKAEDDLLLNEGFSMILQRGALDLKSERGDVALHGSVKLGDGHLYIQAAQDIKIGSGTQGLHSRIDAAEGSMTLTAGRDLLLTASDTRVAQINSSGNITLMAGRDAVFLGGKESAARAFVFSKNNLSLVSGRHLSLNSTGSGYAGIGATKDVTVVVDNDFPVPPQVGPGGVLMGPNTRMQGGTLRLFTAKQSNNIIEGVLNLVSYYPGAEYISTSEESWGTYFYSFSGGVPFTIFYKDVWVSSRVTDLFNTATYEFLQNLKYFDDFYYTKKVFWERYNKQGYEKLEPSDSLSSPEILPDKSYRMLEKRFINCNGNLGELL